Proteins from a single region of Limosilactobacillus fermentum:
- the arcC gene encoding carbamate kinase, giving the protein MAKVVVALGGNALGKSPEEQLKLVKNTASSLIGLIQAGNQVVISHGNGPQVGQINLGMDFAAQNGKTAAFPFPECGAMSQGYIGYHLQQSLQNELHQRGMEKDVVTTVTQVVVDPSDPAFENPTKPVGDFYTKEQAAQIEQEKGYTFVEDAGRGYRQVVPSPLPKRIVELNSIETLIENGTLVIAAGGGGVPVVEEGGALTGVPAVIDKDRSSALLADNVDADQLIILTAVDYVYINYNQPDEQKLTELSQAQAQELIDAGQFPAGSMLPKIQACLSFVKGHPERKAIITSLAGLDQALEGKLGTVIHG; this is encoded by the coding sequence ATGGCAAAAGTCGTCGTTGCTTTAGGGGGGAATGCCTTGGGTAAATCCCCCGAAGAACAACTGAAGTTAGTTAAAAATACCGCTTCCTCGTTAATTGGACTGATCCAAGCCGGTAACCAGGTGGTGATCAGCCACGGGAACGGGCCGCAAGTTGGTCAAATTAACCTCGGGATGGATTTTGCCGCTCAAAACGGGAAGACCGCGGCGTTTCCGTTCCCAGAGTGTGGGGCGATGAGCCAGGGCTACATTGGTTATCACCTGCAACAAAGTTTGCAAAATGAACTCCACCAGCGGGGAATGGAAAAAGACGTTGTGACGACGGTTACCCAAGTGGTAGTGGACCCTAGTGACCCGGCCTTTGAAAACCCAACTAAGCCAGTCGGTGACTTCTACACCAAGGAACAAGCCGCCCAGATCGAACAAGAGAAGGGCTACACCTTTGTCGAAGACGCTGGTCGTGGTTACCGTCAGGTAGTGCCATCCCCGCTACCAAAGCGGATCGTGGAGTTAAACAGCATTGAAACCTTAATTGAAAACGGGACCTTGGTCATTGCCGCTGGTGGTGGCGGGGTGCCGGTGGTCGAAGAAGGCGGCGCCCTGACCGGAGTGCCGGCCGTCATCGATAAGGACCGCTCTAGTGCCCTCTTGGCGGATAACGTTGACGCCGACCAGCTGATCATTTTAACGGCGGTTGACTACGTTTACATCAACTACAACCAGCCGGACGAACAGAAGCTGACCGAATTAAGTCAAGCACAGGCCCAGGAACTGATCGATGCCGGTCAATTCCCGGCTGGTTCAATGCTACCAAAGATCCAAGCTTGCCTGTCCTTTGTGAAGGGCCACCCAGAACGCAAGGCGATCATCACCTCACTCGCCGGCTTAGACCAGGCCCTAGAAGGCAAGTTAGGAACGGTGATTCACGGTTAA
- a CDS encoding vitamin B12 independent methionine synthase, whose protein sequence is MTTTLTAPFKNDIVGSFLRPQKLKEAREQFKQGELDQAGLTAVEDACITDLIEKEKAVGLHAVTDGEFRRSWWHLDFLWGLTGVGHYNYHQSYRFKGAKTRTDNAELVGKVAYNPDHPFFKHFQFTNQQAGPDVLAKQTIPSPTMLFRDNRSDHWPDFYDRYQDYLTDLATAYRQTIHRFYELGCRYLQIDDTTWAFLISKLNETKDQPGEHQKYVQLCQDAVTVINGALKDKPADLTITTHICRGNFKSTFLFSGGYAPVAPYLAQLNYDGFFLEYDSEERDGNFAPLKKILNQRDQVTIVLGLITSKDGQLEDPDQVIARIHEAAKEVPLANLALSPQCGFASTEEGNILTEEQQWAKLKLIKEIADAVWG, encoded by the coding sequence ATGACCACAACTTTAACCGCGCCCTTTAAAAATGACATCGTCGGCTCCTTTTTGCGTCCCCAAAAGCTCAAGGAAGCCCGGGAGCAATTCAAGCAGGGCGAACTGGATCAAGCCGGTTTAACCGCCGTGGAAGACGCCTGTATCACCGATTTAATTGAAAAGGAAAAGGCGGTCGGCCTGCACGCCGTGACCGATGGTGAATTTCGGCGGAGCTGGTGGCACCTGGACTTCTTGTGGGGGCTGACCGGGGTTGGTCACTACAACTACCACCAAAGCTACCGGTTTAAGGGTGCCAAAACCCGTACCGACAACGCCGAACTGGTCGGCAAGGTGGCCTACAACCCTGACCACCCCTTCTTCAAGCACTTCCAATTTACCAACCAGCAGGCCGGCCCGGACGTCTTAGCTAAGCAAACGATCCCGTCACCAACGATGCTCTTCCGGGATAACCGTTCCGACCACTGGCCGGACTTTTACGACCGCTACCAAGACTACTTAACTGACCTGGCAACGGCCTATCGACAAACGATCCACCGCTTTTACGAACTCGGCTGCCGTTACCTGCAAATTGACGACACCACCTGGGCCTTTTTAATCAGTAAGCTCAACGAAACTAAGGACCAACCTGGAGAACACCAAAAGTACGTCCAACTGTGCCAAGACGCCGTCACCGTAATTAACGGAGCCTTAAAAGACAAGCCGGCCGACCTAACAATTACCACCCACATTTGCCGGGGGAACTTCAAGTCCACCTTCCTCTTTTCCGGTGGGTACGCCCCGGTGGCCCCTTACTTAGCCCAGCTCAATTACGACGGCTTCTTCTTGGAATACGACAGCGAAGAACGCGACGGTAACTTTGCCCCGCTCAAGAAGATCCTCAATCAGCGCGACCAGGTCACCATCGTCTTGGGGCTAATCACCTCTAAGGACGGTCAACTAGAAGACCCCGACCAAGTCATCGCCCGGATCCACGAAGCCGCTAAAGAAGTGCCACTAGCTAACCTAGCCTTAAGTCCCCAGTGCGGGTTTGCCTCCACGGAAGAAGGCAATATCTTAACCGAAGAGCAACAATGGGCCAAGCTTAAGCTCATTAAGGAGATTGCGGACGCGGTTTGGGGCTAA
- a CDS encoding aminotransferase produces the protein MVELAPFGVEAWLNKWEKKARYDISQSTIASLSMADLRELDDDPNTLDKLLFDAKLNYGLIEGSPAFKEAVAQLYEHVDPDQVLQTNGATGANLAVLYALVEPGDQVIAEYPSYQQLFDIPRSLGATVDYWRLREEEGWQPRLAELANLVTEKTKLICLNNANNPTGTVLDRETLSRVAEIAREVGAYVLVDEVYHPLMKNGTACSIVDLYERGIATDSLSKTYSVPGLRIGWTVTNREVADRLRSVRDYTMICGGVVNDLLATYVLNHRHQVLARNRALVEQNWALYQDWLAKEPLVSLVAPAGVSTSFPRLLIEEDTVSFCTRLLEQTGVLLVPGEAFETPHHVRLGYCAPQPVLKEGLRRLSTFLHAQN, from the coding sequence ATGGTTGAATTAGCACCGTTTGGCGTCGAAGCTTGGTTAAATAAATGGGAAAAAAAGGCCCGCTACGATATTTCACAAAGCACAATTGCCTCCTTATCGATGGCGGACCTACGGGAGTTGGACGATGATCCCAATACCCTAGACAAATTACTCTTTGACGCTAAGCTTAATTACGGTTTGATTGAAGGTTCACCAGCCTTTAAAGAGGCGGTAGCGCAACTGTACGAGCACGTCGACCCCGACCAGGTTCTGCAAACTAACGGGGCCACTGGTGCTAACCTAGCCGTCCTCTACGCACTGGTTGAGCCCGGAGATCAAGTGATTGCGGAGTACCCTTCTTACCAACAGTTATTTGACATTCCACGCTCGCTAGGAGCGACGGTTGATTACTGGCGCCTACGCGAAGAGGAAGGGTGGCAGCCGCGGTTGGCTGAGTTAGCTAACTTGGTCACCGAAAAAACCAAGCTCATTTGCTTAAATAACGCTAATAACCCCACTGGTACGGTACTAGACAGGGAGACGTTAAGTCGGGTAGCTGAGATTGCCCGTGAAGTAGGGGCTTACGTTTTGGTTGACGAGGTTTACCACCCACTAATGAAAAACGGGACGGCTTGTTCGATCGTCGACCTCTACGAACGGGGGATTGCGACCGATTCCCTGTCAAAGACCTACTCGGTACCGGGACTACGGATTGGCTGGACGGTGACGAACCGGGAAGTGGCCGACCGTTTGCGAAGCGTCCGGGACTACACCATGATTTGTGGTGGGGTGGTCAACGACCTGTTAGCCACCTACGTCTTAAACCACCGTCACCAGGTTTTGGCGCGCAACCGGGCGTTGGTGGAACAAAACTGGGCCCTGTATCAAGACTGGCTGGCCAAGGAGCCGCTGGTTTCCCTAGTGGCCCCGGCCGGGGTCTCAACCTCCTTTCCCCGCCTGTTAATTGAAGAAGACACGGTTAGTTTTTGTACCCGGTTACTGGAACAAACGGGCGTCTTGTTGGTTCCCGGGGAGGCTTTCGAAACGCCCCACCACGTTCGTTTAGGCTACTGCGCTCCCCAACCGGTTTTAAAGGAAGGGTTACGCCGGTTAAGCACCTTTTTACACGCCCAAAACTAA
- the galE gene encoding UDP-glucose 4-epimerase GalE, translating into MAILVAGGAGYIGSHMVKDLLANGEEVVVADNLSTGHRKAVDPRAKFYIGDIRDRAFLDQIFINEDIKAVVHFAAFSIVPESMSEPLKYFDNNTGGMITLLEAMRDFKVKYIVFSSTAATYGVPEHMPIKETDPQKPINPYGLSKLMMEHMMAWADSAYGVKFVALRYFNVAGAAPDGSIGEDHGPETHLVPIIMQVAQGKRAELSIFGDDYNTPDGTNVRDYVHVMDLADAHLLALKYLFAGNESNAFNLGSSTGFSNKQMLEAAREVTGKPIPAKMAPRRPGDPDSLVAASDKARNVLGWKPKYDDVHDIIATAWKWHESHPQGYNDRN; encoded by the coding sequence ATGGCAATCTTAGTCGCTGGTGGGGCGGGATACATTGGTTCCCACATGGTAAAGGACTTACTCGCAAACGGGGAGGAGGTTGTGGTTGCCGATAACCTCTCAACCGGTCACCGCAAGGCTGTGGACCCGCGGGCCAAGTTCTACATTGGTGACATTCGCGACCGGGCCTTTTTAGACCAAATTTTCATTAACGAAGACATCAAGGCGGTGGTCCACTTTGCCGCCTTCTCCATCGTGCCGGAATCAATGAGTGAACCCCTCAAGTACTTTGATAACAATACGGGGGGCATGATCACCCTGCTCGAGGCAATGCGCGACTTTAAGGTTAAATACATTGTCTTCTCCTCAACGGCGGCCACTTACGGGGTGCCGGAACACATGCCGATTAAGGAAACCGATCCGCAAAAGCCGATCAACCCATACGGTCTGTCCAAGCTAATGATGGAACACATGATGGCCTGGGCCGATTCGGCTTACGGGGTTAAGTTTGTCGCCCTGCGTTACTTCAACGTGGCCGGGGCAGCGCCGGATGGTTCGATTGGTGAAGACCACGGCCCAGAAACCCACCTGGTTCCTATCATCATGCAAGTCGCCCAGGGCAAGCGCGCTGAACTGTCCATCTTTGGTGATGATTACAACACCCCGGATGGTACCAACGTCCGTGACTACGTTCACGTAATGGATCTGGCTGACGCCCACCTCCTAGCACTTAAGTACCTCTTTGCCGGGAATGAATCCAACGCCTTTAACCTCGGTTCTTCGACCGGCTTTTCCAACAAGCAAATGCTAGAAGCGGCCCGGGAAGTCACTGGCAAACCAATCCCGGCTAAGATGGCCCCACGCCGCCCGGGAGATCCGGATTCGTTAGTGGCCGCCTCTGACAAGGCCCGCAACGTCTTAGGTTGGAAGCCCAAGTACGATGACGTTCACGACATCATTGCCACCGCTTGGAAGTGGCACGAAAGCCACCCCCAAGGCTACAACGATCGTAACTAA
- the argF gene encoding ornithine carbamoyltransferase, which produces MAFNLRNRSFLTLADFNTREMEYMLDLAEDLKKAKYAGTEQQHLKGKNIALIFEKSSTRTRCSFEVGAKDQGAHVTYLGPSGSHIGHKESVKDTARVLGGMFDGIEYRGFSQRNVEILAEYSGVPVWNGLTDEDHPTQVLADFLTAHEVLKKPYQQIKFAFVGDGRDNVSNALMLGAAVMGMEYHVVTPKELEPEAETLAKANEIAAKTGAKIVVTNDVKAGVKGMDVIYADVWVSMGESDDMWAKRIELLKPYQVTKEVMEATENPKAIFEHCLPAFHNTETEVGKEIAEKFGLTEMEVTDEVFESEQSVVFREAENRMHTIKAVMVATLGD; this is translated from the coding sequence ATGGCTTTTAACTTACGTAACCGCAGTTTCTTAACTTTGGCTGACTTTAACACTCGTGAAATGGAATACATGCTCGACCTCGCTGAGGATTTGAAGAAGGCTAAGTACGCCGGGACGGAACAACAACACTTAAAGGGTAAGAACATCGCTTTAATCTTTGAAAAGAGCTCCACGCGGACCCGTTGCTCCTTTGAAGTGGGGGCTAAGGATCAAGGGGCGCACGTTACCTACCTCGGCCCATCTGGTTCCCACATCGGCCACAAGGAATCCGTTAAGGACACCGCACGGGTACTCGGGGGGATGTTCGACGGGATCGAATACCGTGGTTTCTCCCAACGTAACGTTGAAATTTTGGCCGAATACTCCGGGGTACCGGTTTGGAACGGGTTAACTGACGAAGACCACCCCACTCAAGTCTTGGCTGACTTCTTGACCGCTCACGAAGTACTGAAGAAGCCATACCAACAAATCAAGTTTGCCTTTGTTGGTGACGGCCGCGACAATGTTTCCAACGCCCTGATGTTAGGGGCGGCCGTAATGGGGATGGAATACCACGTGGTCACGCCAAAGGAACTTGAACCAGAAGCCGAAACCTTGGCAAAGGCTAACGAAATCGCCGCTAAGACCGGGGCTAAGATTGTCGTAACTAACGACGTTAAGGCCGGGGTTAAGGGCATGGACGTAATCTACGCCGACGTATGGGTTTCCATGGGTGAATCCGACGACATGTGGGCAAAGCGGATTGAACTGCTTAAGCCGTACCAAGTTACCAAGGAAGTCATGGAAGCAACCGAAAACCCGAAGGCGATCTTCGAACACTGCTTACCTGCCTTCCACAACACGGAAACGGAAGTCGGCAAGGAAATCGCTGAAAAGTTTGGCCTGACGGAAATGGAAGTTACCGACGAAGTCTTTGAAAGTGAACAATCGGTGGTCTTCCGTGAAGCCGAAAACCGGATGCACACGATCAAGGCCGTAATGGTAGCAACCTTAGGGGACTAA
- a CDS encoding Ppx/GppA family phosphatase, which produces MSTNLKVIDLGSNSVRLRITKILDDGQTELLRYEKEYVRLSENMGPERTLKEEPMARTLKALKDFKEIYDQFDGEIIAVATAAVRQATNQRDFLERVEQEVGLTIQVISGKREAYLDYLGVSRTLPLENGIIIDTGGASMELILVDQGQAEETVSLPIGSVLLSQRYHLGDQVSAANLYDAVIKVDEVLSSQRWLSRARHTRVVALGGSNRALAKMYRWRLSDGEDVPLPVHGLTMQTVDAYEMMDDLLRMDREQRGKVRGVSTARADVIIGGLLPIMALLRQLNMKQVMFSSNGLREGLLFEYIDQKFGGFRTDQA; this is translated from the coding sequence ATTTTAGATGATGGCCAAACGGAACTACTGCGCTACGAAAAAGAGTACGTGCGCCTGTCAGAAAACATGGGTCCGGAGCGGACGCTAAAAGAGGAGCCTATGGCCAGGACCCTGAAGGCTTTAAAGGACTTTAAGGAGATTTACGACCAGTTTGACGGTGAGATCATCGCCGTGGCCACCGCCGCCGTTCGCCAAGCTACCAACCAACGGGACTTTCTGGAGCGCGTTGAACAAGAGGTGGGCCTGACGATTCAAGTGATCTCCGGCAAACGGGAGGCCTACCTTGATTACCTAGGGGTTTCCCGGACCCTACCACTGGAAAACGGGATCATCATTGATACCGGTGGGGCCTCAATGGAACTAATCTTAGTTGACCAGGGCCAGGCCGAGGAGACGGTTTCCTTGCCGATCGGTTCGGTCCTGTTGTCCCAACGTTACCACCTTGGCGACCAAGTAAGCGCCGCCAACCTGTACGACGCCGTAATCAAAGTCGATGAGGTTCTCTCTAGTCAACGCTGGTTGAGTCGGGCCCGCCACACCCGGGTGGTGGCCCTTGGGGGCTCTAACCGGGCCTTAGCTAAGATGTACCGGTGGCGCCTATCGGACGGGGAGGACGTTCCCTTGCCGGTCCACGGGTTAACCATGCAGACGGTTGACGCCTACGAAATGATGGACGACCTGCTGCGGATGGACCGGGAGCAGCGGGGCAAGGTACGGGGGGTATCGACGGCCCGGGCCGACGTGATTATCGGGGGACTGTTGCCGATCATGGCCCTCTTGCGCCAGTTAAATATGAAGCAAGTGATGTTTTCTAGCAACGGGCTACGGGAGGGGCTCTTGTTTGAATACATTGACCAAAAGTTTGGGGGTTTTCGTACCGACCAGGCTTAA
- a CDS encoding MarR family winged helix-turn-helix transcriptional regulator, which yields MDDDYREINQALVRVYNGIMWIEEHELRKSSFSDLTIKEMHANDAISMYNHQTASQVAKKLHLSPGTMTATTDRLVRKGYVQRFRDEHDRRVIRLGLTKRGRVLYRSHRAFHNMMVKSFLKGTDEEQKRVIRRSLMNLEAFLDEKS from the coding sequence ATGGATGACGACTACCGGGAAATCAATCAGGCCTTGGTGCGGGTTTACAACGGGATCATGTGGATTGAAGAACATGAACTCAGGAAATCCTCCTTCTCGGACTTGACCATCAAGGAGATGCACGCCAATGATGCGATCTCGATGTATAACCACCAGACGGCCTCGCAGGTGGCCAAAAAACTCCACCTGTCGCCGGGTACCATGACCGCCACCACTGACCGCCTGGTTCGCAAGGGGTACGTGCAACGGTTTCGAGACGAGCATGATCGCCGGGTAATCCGCTTGGGCTTAACTAAACGGGGGCGGGTTTTGTACCGCTCCCACCGGGCCTTTCACAACATGATGGTGAAGAGTTTTTTGAAGGGGACCGATGAGGAACAAAAACGGGTGATCCGCCGTTCCTTGATGAACCTCGAGGCCTTTTTAGATGAAAAATCCTGA
- a CDS encoding DNA-binding domain-containing protein, whose protein sequence is MNFYLLQDDQATSALLRDLIENDFDNTLVGLTADPNRAYEELLQLRVDIMILPYQPHGMDGVELIYRLQQVNNHPHFIMVGPPTPTAKEAAYRAGCDFYLSHPLNHTEARHIIRQVATHVRLLNQVNRIYEISSSSIAPYNRPQAAQRRQMDHVDTVLRFLGIASETGSEDIRKIIRVMIDQKASFSSIDFQRDFHADDHEKKIAYQRIRRALRVGITNLATMCIDYPENDILLEYANNLFEYQNIHVEIQHLHHQDVRRGQVSIQRFFDGLLQESARDQEVD, encoded by the coding sequence GTGAACTTCTACCTTCTTCAAGACGACCAGGCCACTAGTGCCCTTCTCCGTGACCTAATTGAAAACGACTTCGACAACACCCTGGTCGGCTTAACCGCCGATCCCAACCGGGCCTACGAAGAACTCCTCCAACTACGGGTCGACATCATGATCCTCCCCTACCAACCTCACGGGATGGACGGGGTTGAGCTAATCTACCGCCTCCAACAAGTCAACAACCACCCCCACTTCATCATGGTGGGGCCACCGACCCCCACCGCCAAGGAGGCCGCCTACCGGGCTGGCTGTGACTTTTACCTTTCTCACCCTCTCAACCACACCGAAGCGCGCCACATCATTCGCCAGGTCGCCACCCACGTCCGCTTACTCAACCAGGTCAACCGGATTTACGAAATTTCCTCCTCTTCAATCGCCCCGTATAACCGACCCCAGGCTGCCCAACGCCGCCAAATGGATCACGTGGACACCGTCCTGCGCTTCTTAGGGATTGCCTCCGAGACGGGGAGTGAGGATATCCGTAAGATCATCCGGGTGATGATCGATCAAAAGGCCAGCTTTTCTTCCATTGATTTCCAGCGCGACTTCCACGCTGATGACCACGAAAAAAAGATCGCCTACCAACGAATCCGGCGGGCCCTGCGGGTGGGGATCACCAACCTGGCCACCATGTGCATCGACTACCCGGAAAATGATATCCTACTCGAGTACGCCAACAACCTCTTTGAGTACCAAAATATCCACGTGGAGATCCAGCACCTCCACCACCAAGACGTCCGGCGGGGCCAGGTGTCAATCCAACGCTTCTTCGACGGTTTGCTCCAAGAATCCGCCCGCGACCAGGAAGTTGACTAA
- the fabZ gene encoding 3-hydroxyacyl-ACP dehydratase FabZ translates to MALMTAQEVMDLIPNRYPICYIDAVDEMEPGKSIVCTKNVTINESFFRGHFPGNPVMPGVLIIETLAQAASVLILKSPDFYKKTAYLGRVRKAKFRGMVRPGDVLKLHIDMEKVRSRMGIVKAVATVDDRRVCSAELTFIVAEREEKL, encoded by the coding sequence TTGGCACTGATGACAGCGCAAGAGGTGATGGATCTGATTCCAAACCGCTACCCGATTTGTTACATCGACGCGGTTGACGAAATGGAACCAGGCAAGTCGATCGTCTGCACGAAAAACGTGACGATCAACGAGTCATTCTTTCGGGGTCACTTCCCGGGCAACCCGGTGATGCCAGGGGTTTTAATTATTGAAACCCTGGCCCAGGCGGCTTCGGTCTTGATCCTCAAGTCGCCCGACTTTTATAAGAAGACGGCCTACCTGGGCCGGGTCCGCAAAGCAAAGTTTCGCGGGATGGTTCGGCCGGGGGACGTCTTAAAGCTCCACATCGACATGGAGAAGGTTCGCTCGCGCATGGGAATTGTGAAGGCCGTTGCGACGGTTGACGACCGGCGGGTTTGCAGCGCAGAGCTGACCTTTATCGTGGCGGAGCGAGAGGAGAAACTCTAG
- the tsaB gene encoding tRNA (adenosine(37)-N6)-threonylcarbamoyltransferase complex dimerization subunit type 1 TsaB, with translation MELKILAIDTSNHPMSIALVEDDRLMAQTTLNMVRNHSVYVLPTIERLMDDLGWTPADLNRVVVANGPGSYTGIRIATTTAKVLATTLGIDLVAESSLKVLATNVLPDDKRLIVPFFDARRGNVFAGGYQYQAGKLVAVMEDQHCAFSDLMVRVTQQPQGVLLIGQSTPKLADELAKLPTNVTLAPADLTLPSTYHLALLGRTAIPVADPDALVPDYLRLTEAEAQWQKQHPGQTAQEYVHEV, from the coding sequence ATGGAATTGAAAATTTTGGCGATTGACACCTCGAATCACCCGATGAGTATTGCCCTGGTGGAAGACGACCGCCTCATGGCCCAAACGACCCTGAACATGGTCCGCAACCACAGCGTTTACGTTTTGCCGACCATTGAACGGTTAATGGATGATTTGGGCTGGACACCAGCGGATTTGAACCGGGTGGTGGTGGCAAACGGTCCGGGTTCGTACACCGGGATCCGGATTGCCACCACGACGGCCAAGGTTTTGGCCACGACGCTGGGGATCGACTTGGTGGCTGAATCAAGCCTGAAGGTCTTGGCGACCAACGTTCTTCCCGATGACAAGCGCTTGATCGTCCCCTTTTTCGACGCCCGGCGTGGCAACGTCTTTGCCGGTGGGTACCAGTACCAAGCGGGAAAGTTAGTGGCGGTGATGGAAGATCAGCACTGCGCCTTTAGCGACTTAATGGTTAGGGTGACCCAACAGCCACAGGGCGTTTTGTTAATTGGGCAAAGCACACCGAAACTGGCCGACGAGCTGGCCAAGTTGCCCACTAACGTAACTTTAGCGCCTGCCGATTTAACCCTGCCGTCAACGTACCACCTGGCCCTGCTGGGAAGAACGGCCATCCCGGTCGCCGATCCGGATGCCCTGGTGCCAGACTACCTACGACTCACCGAAGCCGAGGCCCAGTGGCAAAAGCAACATCCCGGTCAAACGGCCCAGGAGTACGTTCATGAAGTTTAA
- the tsaD gene encoding tRNA (adenosine(37)-N6)-threonylcarbamoyltransferase complex transferase subunit TsaD, with the protein MVKRNLILAFESSCDETSVAVIEDGHRVLSNIVATQIASHQRFGGVVPEVASRHHIEQITKCTKEALEQAGVSYQDLTAVAVTYGPGLVGSLLIGVTAAKTIAWAHQLPLVPVNHMAGHLYAARFVSDFTYPMLGLLVSGGHTELVYMKEEHDYQIIGETRDDAAGEAYDKVGRVMGINYPAGKTVDQWAAKGHDTFHFPRAMEKEDNFDFSFSGLKSAFINTVHNADQRGEVLDKYDLAASFQQSVVDVLVAKTIRALDEFPVKQLILAGGVAANQGLRKQLSAGLQAKHPEVQLLQAPLKYCGDNAAMIGAAGYVNYLHGDRADGSLNAVPGLSFAHLKEEN; encoded by the coding sequence ATGGTAAAACGAAACCTGATCTTGGCCTTTGAATCGAGTTGTGATGAAACCAGCGTGGCGGTGATCGAAGATGGTCACCGTGTGTTATCAAACATCGTGGCGACGCAGATTGCTAGTCACCAACGCTTTGGTGGGGTGGTACCAGAAGTGGCCAGCCGCCACCACATTGAACAGATTACCAAGTGTACCAAGGAGGCCCTGGAGCAAGCCGGAGTTAGTTATCAAGACCTAACGGCGGTGGCGGTTACCTATGGCCCGGGGTTAGTCGGTTCCCTTTTGATTGGGGTGACGGCCGCTAAGACGATCGCATGGGCCCACCAACTACCGCTCGTGCCGGTCAACCACATGGCCGGTCACTTGTACGCGGCACGGTTCGTGAGTGACTTTACCTACCCGATGCTTGGGTTGTTGGTTTCCGGTGGTCACACGGAGCTGGTCTACATGAAAGAAGAGCACGATTACCAAATCATTGGTGAAACCCGCGATGACGCCGCTGGTGAGGCCTACGATAAGGTGGGCCGGGTGATGGGGATCAATTATCCGGCCGGGAAAACCGTCGATCAGTGGGCAGCCAAGGGGCATGACACCTTCCACTTTCCGCGGGCGATGGAAAAAGAGGATAACTTTGATTTCTCCTTTTCTGGCCTTAAATCGGCCTTTATCAACACGGTTCATAACGCCGACCAACGGGGCGAAGTTCTGGATAAATATGACCTGGCGGCGAGTTTCCAGCAGAGTGTCGTTGACGTCTTAGTCGCCAAAACCATTCGGGCGTTAGATGAATTCCCGGTTAAGCAACTGATCTTGGCCGGGGGGGTCGCCGCTAATCAGGGGCTCAGAAAGCAGCTAAGCGCCGGTCTACAAGCCAAGCATCCCGAGGTGCAATTACTTCAGGCCCCGCTCAAGTATTGTGGAGATAACGCCGCCATGATCGGGGCGGCCGGCTACGTTAACTACTTACACGGGGATCGGGCCGATGGTTCCTTAAACGCCGTGCCAGGCTTGTCCTTTGCCCACCTGAAAGAAGAAAACTAA
- the rimI gene encoding ribosomal protein S18-alanine N-acetyltransferase, with protein sequence MKFNDLLHRLMTREGGNPSLCFATRRVMIAGDPYILRQATVEDAPTLVEIERVIYGEAPWNAAAFVGDIKRPDRLYVVVETTGKVIVALVGLSLHFHQRNGHITNIAVSPAYQGRGMGTYLMKAMMAVAVAHKMTSMSLEVRIENRGAQHLYRRLGFEVCQQKHHYYLPDGGDAYEMKTKLMRMGEQRANGKTKPDLGL encoded by the coding sequence ATGAAGTTTAACGACCTATTGCACCGGCTGATGACTAGGGAAGGGGGTAATCCCTCGCTCTGCTTTGCGACACGGCGGGTGATGATTGCGGGGGACCCGTACATTCTGCGCCAAGCAACGGTCGAAGACGCCCCCACCTTGGTCGAAATTGAACGGGTTATCTACGGGGAAGCCCCGTGGAACGCAGCGGCCTTCGTGGGCGATATTAAACGGCCCGACCGCCTTTACGTGGTGGTGGAAACTACGGGTAAGGTGATCGTGGCCTTGGTGGGGTTGTCACTGCACTTTCACCAACGGAATGGTCACATCACCAACATTGCCGTTTCCCCAGCTTACCAGGGACGGGGAATGGGGACCTATTTAATGAAGGCGATGATGGCCGTGGCCGTGGCTCACAAGATGACGTCGATGAGTCTAGAAGTGCGGATTGAAAATCGAGGCGCCCAACACTTGTACCGTCGCCTGGGCTTTGAGGTGTGTCAGCAAAAACACCATTACTACCTGCCCGACGGTGGTGACGCCTACGAAATGAAAACGAAGTTAATGAGGATGGGGGAACAGCGAGCAAATGGTAAAACGAAACCTGATCTTGGCCTTTGA